The sequence below is a genomic window from Variovorax paradoxus B4.
ATGCGGCACGAAGCCGACGACCGCCTGCACCCGAGCAGCGACGACGCGGCATTCGAACTCACCCTCTGCGCGTGAGCCGCCGGGCCGTCTCCAGGGCGCACACCGCAGGGCCAAGCACGAAGGTTATCCATCCCATGAGCGACGTGAACAAGATCGGCGAGCGGATCGTCCGCTGCCCCTCGTGTGGCGGCGACAGTGTCTACGCCGAACGCAACCCCTATCGCCCGTTCTGCAGCGCACGGTGCAGGGGCGTCGACTTCGGCGCCTGGGCCAGCGAGGAGTTCCGCATGCCGGCGGAAACGCCGGCCGACGACGAGCCTTTCGGCGATCCGAAGAATGTCCAGTAGCGCCCGGCGCTACTGCTACCGCGCGAGCAGGACGCGGTCGAGATAGTCCGCGTACTTGCGGACATAGGACGGGCGCAGATGCTCCCGGTCCTTGTAGACCGGTGCGTCGTCGGGCGTTGCCCTCAGGCACTGCCCGTCGGTGCAAAGCCTCGCCATCACATCGATGGGCTCCGCGCCGCTCGCCCGCGCCAGGGCTTTCAGCTGCTCGTTGAGCCGCGCCTGTTCCGGCGGCAGGGGCGCCGTGGGCGTGCTGTTCAGAGCCACCATCCGGCCCATGCGGCTGCCTTCGATGAGCCGCCGGGGCTCGAACTCGGGGCCGCTGGCGTTGTCCAGCAGCAGATAGACCTTCTTCCTTTGCCGCACCAGCTCGGCCAGCAGCTTCTCGAGCGAGGCCAGCGAGCGGCCGAGGCCGTCGCCGCCATTGTTCACGAGGTAGGCCGCATCACCTTCGCGAAAGTAGAACGGCAGCGGGAAGTTACCCGTGAAATAGCAGTTCCAGCAGGCCCCGACCACCACGGTGTCGATCCGTGGGTCGAGCGCCAGCGCCAGCATCTCGCCGCGCGCCTGCTCGCAGCCGGGATTGCCTTCGGCAACCATGCCGGGCACCGGCGGGCAGGCGCCGTAGGTCGAGAAATACGTCGTCGCCATGCGCCCGGGCGCGCTGCCTGCAAGCTCCATGGCACGAGGCGCGTATTGCAGGATGTGGCTGTCGCCGATCAGCAAGACCGTGCCCGGCCCGCTGCCCACGCGCTTGACCGGATAGGTGCCGATCTTCTGCTGCTCGAATCCGGCGTAGTAGTTGTCATCCGCGGTGGCGTCGGTCACCTTGCGCAGCAGGTCGCTGCCGTTGCGCGGCGGCATGCCGCCCAGCGCGAACAGGCCGGCGACCGCAATCGCCACGCTGCCGGCCACCAGCGAACGCAGCATGCCGACCTGGGTTCGCGCCCGGGTGAAGCGCTCGACGAAGCGATAGGTGACCCAGGCCAGAACCACGCTCGCCAGCACCAGGCACGCACGAATCCACGCCGCCGGCTCGCCCTCTCCCACGATGCGCGCGTACACCAGCAAAGGCCAATGCCACAGGTAGAGCGGATAGCTGATGAGACCGATCCACACCATCGGGCGGCTCGCGAGCACATGCCTGTTGAGCAGGCCCGCAGGCCCGGCCGCGATGCAGCTCGCCGCACCCAGCGTGGGCAGCAGCGCCCACCAACCCGGAAACGCCTTGTCGCTGCGGGTCATCACGAGACCCAGCACGATCAGCCCCACGCCCAGGCACGATTGCAGGTGGCTGCGCCACGCCGGTTCCGGTGCCTTGTTCGCGGACTGCAGGCGCATGCAGGCCAGGATGCCGCCCACCATCAGCTCCCAGAAGCGCGAAGCGGGCGAGTAGAAGGCCGCCGTGCGGTAGGGATGGATCGTCAGCACGTTGACGAGGAACGACGCCACCGCGAGCACCCACAGCAGCCGAAGGACCGGCCAGCGCCGGCGCCAGGCCAGCGCCAGCAGCATGGGCCAGAAGATGTAGAACTGCTCCTCGATGCCCAGCGACCACAGGTGCAGCAGCGGCTTGGTCTCGGCGGCCGTGTCGAAATAGCCGGCCTCGCCCCAGAAGATGAAGTTGGCGACGAAGGCCGCGCCGCCGGCCGCCTGCTTGCCGAGTTCGGTGAACTCCCTGGGCAGCAGCGCATACCAGCCGAAGGCGAGCGTGGCCAGCAGCACCAGCGTCAGCGCCGGAAAGATCCGCCGGATGCGACGTGCGTAGAAATCGCGGTAGCTGAAGTCGCCCGCCGCGTGGCTCTGCAGGATGATGGTCGTGATCAGGAAGCCCGAGATCACGAAGAAGATGTCGACCCCGATGAAGCCCCCCGGCAGCGCATCGGGAAATGCATGAAAGGCCAGTACCGAGGCCACCGCCACCGCGCGCAGGCCGTCGATGTCGGGGCGGTACTTGGGATGCATCGTGTCGTGCTTCAGGCCTGCGGCGCCGGCTGGACGCGCCCGCCCGCCCGCACGGCTCTGTCCATCAGGCCAGTGTCGAAACCGCCAGCGCCGCCGAGGCCGGCAGCCCGCGCTCCTGGGTCAGCCATTCGAGCACCGGCAGGGCACCCGGCAGCACCGGCGCCACGTCCAGCGGCAGCTGCTGCCAGCGCATGGCCTGCCCTTCGCGCATTTCGAACTCGCCGCTCCAGGCCGTGACCTTGCACCAGTGCAGCCGCACCAGCGCATGCGGATAGTCGTGCTCGGTGATCTTCCAGACCTCGGCGCCCGCGATGGTGATGCCGAGTTCTTCGTGCAGTTCTCGGCGCAGGGCCTGCTCCACCGTTTCGCCGGCTTCGATCTTGCCGCCCGGAAACTCCCAGAAGCCCGCATAGGCCTTGCCCTCGGGGCGGGTGGACAGCAGCAGCGCGTCGTCGGCCGGCCGGATCAGCACGCCGACGGCCACCTCGGTGTGCTTGCGGCCTTGCGGCTGCCCACTCATGCCGTGGCCCGCCCGGCGTAGTCGCGCGCAAACTGGTAGGCCACGCGGCCGCTGCGCGAACCGCGCTCGAGCGCCCAGACCAGCGCCTCGGGCCGCGCCGCCTCGATGGCGGCCTTGTCGACGCCGAACGACGACAGCCATTGCGCGACGATCGCCAGGTATTCGTTCTGGCTGAACGGGTAGAAGCTGACCCACAGGCCGAAGCGCTCGGACAGCGAGATCTTTTCCTCGATCACCTCGCCGGGATGGACTTCTCCGTCCTCGGTGTGGGTGTAGCTGAGGTTGTCCTTCATGTATTCCGGCAGCAGGTGGCGCCGGTTGCTGGTCGCGTAGATCAGCACGTTGGGCGTCGATGCGGCAATCGATCCGTCGAGGATCGACTTGAGCGCCTTGTAGCCCGGCTCGCCCTCGTCGAAGCTCAGGTCGTCGCTGAACACGATGAACTTCTCGGGCCGTTGCGACACCACCTCGACGATGTCGGGCAGGTCGGTCAGCTCGGCCTTGTCCACCTCGATCAGCCGCAGCCCCTGCGGCGCATAGGCCTGCAGGCAGGCGCGAATGAGAGACGACTTGCCCGTGCCGCGCGCGCCGGTCAGCAGCACGTTGTTCGCTGGCTTGCCTTCGACGAACTGGCGCGTGTTGCGCTCGATCTTTTCCTTCTGGACGTCGATTTCCTTCAGGCTGTCGAGCGACATGGCGGCCACGTGCTTGACGGGCTCGAGCACGCCGTGGCCCGAACTGCGGCGGCGATAGCGCCAGGCGATCGACGCGTTCCAGTCGGCGGGGGCCGCCAGCGGCTGCGGCAGGATCGATTCGATGCGGCCGATCAGCTGCTCGGCGCGCTCGATCAGCTTCTGGAACTGTTCATTCATGACCTGTAGTCGGCATTGATCGTGACGTACTCGTGGCTGAAGTCGCAGGTCCACACGGTTTCGCTGGCGTGACCGCGGCCCAGGCCGATGCGCACCGTGATCTCGCTCTGCTTCATCACGCGCTGGCCGTCTTCCTCGCGGTAGGACGGATTGCGCCCGCCCTTGACGGCCACGTGCACGTCATCGAGGAACAGGTCGATGCCGGTCTGGTCGAGATCCTCGATGCCCGCGTAGCCCACGGCCGCGAGGATGCGACCGAGGTTCGGGTCGCTGGCATAGAAGGCCGTCTTGACCAGCGGCGAATGCGCCACGGCGTAGGCCACCTGCTTGCACTCGGCGGCATCGCGCCCGCCTTCGACCTGGATGGTGATGAACTTGGTGGCGCCTTCGCCGTCGCGCACGATCGCCTGCGCCAGCAGGCGCGCGACATTCTGCATGGCTTCGACGAGGGCCTTGCCTTCGGGTGAATCGAGCGAGGTGATGGCGGCGTGCGCGGCCTTCTGGGTGGCGATGACCACGAAGGAGTCGTTGGTCGAGGTGTCGCCGTCGATGGTCACGCGGTTGAACGAGGCGTCGGCCAGCCGTTTGGCCAGCGGCTGGATCAGGGCCGGATCGATCTTCGCGTCGGTCGCCATGAAGCCCAGCATGGTCGCCATGTTCGGGCGGATCATGCCGGCGCCCTTGCTGATGCCGGTGATGGTGACGGTGGCGCCGCCGACCTGGACCTGCTGGCTGAACGCCTTGGGGATCGTGTCGGTGGTCATGATGCCTTCGGCAGCACGCGCCCAGTGGTTCTCCGAAGCATCGGCCAGCGCGGCGGGCAGGCCGGCCTCGATGCGGTCCACGGGCAGCGGCTCCATGATCACGCCGGTGGAAAACGGCAGGATCTGCTCGGGCGCGATGTCCAGCTGGCGCGCGAGCGCAATGCAGGTGGAGCGCGTGCGCATCAGGCCATCTTCGCCCGTGCCCGCGTTGGCGTTGCCGGTGTTGATCACCATCGCGCGAATGCCGTAGTTGGCCGCTAGGTGGTCGCGGCACACCTGCACCGGCGCCGCACAGAAGCGGTTCTGCGTGAACACGCCGCCGACCGCGGAGCCTTCGTCGATCAGCACGACGGTCAGGTCCTTGCGGTTGGCCTTGCGCACACCCGCTTCGGCCACGCCGATGCGGACGCCGGGCACCGCGAACAAGGCGGCAGGATCAGGGGCGGACAGGTTCACGGGCATGGCGGGTTCTCTTCTCGGGAGTTTCTGGGTCAGCTGAGCTTGCCGTGGCAATGCTTGTACTTCTTGCCGCTGCCGCAGGGGCACGGGTCGTTGCGGCCGACGCGGGCAAAGGCCGCGGCCTCGGCCTCGGCGCCGAGCGTGCCGAGCCCCAGCCCCGCA
It includes:
- the argJ gene encoding bifunctional glutamate N-acetyltransferase/amino-acid acetyltransferase ArgJ, yielding MPVNLSAPDPAALFAVPGVRIGVAEAGVRKANRKDLTVVLIDEGSAVGGVFTQNRFCAAPVQVCRDHLAANYGIRAMVINTGNANAGTGEDGLMRTRSTCIALARQLDIAPEQILPFSTGVIMEPLPVDRIEAGLPAALADASENHWARAAEGIMTTDTIPKAFSQQVQVGGATVTITGISKGAGMIRPNMATMLGFMATDAKIDPALIQPLAKRLADASFNRVTIDGDTSTNDSFVVIATQKAAHAAITSLDSPEGKALVEAMQNVARLLAQAIVRDGEGATKFITIQVEGGRDAAECKQVAYAVAHSPLVKTAFYASDPNLGRILAAVGYAGIEDLDQTGIDLFLDDVHVAVKGGRNPSYREEDGQRVMKQSEITVRIGLGRGHASETVWTCDFSHEYVTINADYRS
- a CDS encoding DNA gyrase inhibitor YacG, with product MSDVNKIGERIVRCPSCGGDSVYAERNPYRPFCSARCRGVDFGAWASEEFRMPAETPADDEPFGDPKNVQ
- a CDS encoding acyltransferase family protein: MHPKYRPDIDGLRAVAVASVLAFHAFPDALPGGFIGVDIFFVISGFLITTIILQSHAAGDFSYRDFYARRIRRIFPALTLVLLATLAFGWYALLPREFTELGKQAAGGAAFVANFIFWGEAGYFDTAAETKPLLHLWSLGIEEQFYIFWPMLLALAWRRRWPVLRLLWVLAVASFLVNVLTIHPYRTAAFYSPASRFWELMVGGILACMRLQSANKAPEPAWRSHLQSCLGVGLIVLGLVMTRSDKAFPGWWALLPTLGAASCIAAGPAGLLNRHVLASRPMVWIGLISYPLYLWHWPLLVYARIVGEGEPAAWIRACLVLASVVLAWVTYRFVERFTRARTQVGMLRSLVAGSVAIAVAGLFALGGMPPRNGSDLLRKVTDATADDNYYAGFEQQKIGTYPVKRVGSGPGTVLLIGDSHILQYAPRAMELAGSAPGRMATTYFSTYGACPPVPGMVAEGNPGCEQARGEMLALALDPRIDTVVVGACWNCYFTGNFPLPFYFREGDAAYLVNNGGDGLGRSLASLEKLLAELVRQRKKVYLLLDNASGPEFEPRRLIEGSRMGRMVALNSTPTAPLPPEQARLNEQLKALARASGAEPIDVMARLCTDGQCLRATPDDAPVYKDREHLRPSYVRKYADYLDRVLLAR
- a CDS encoding (deoxy)nucleoside triphosphate pyrophosphohydrolase, with the translated sequence MSGQPQGRKHTEVAVGVLIRPADDALLLSTRPEGKAYAGFWEFPGGKIEAGETVEQALRRELHEELGITIAGAEVWKITEHDYPHALVRLHWCKVTAWSGEFEMREGQAMRWQQLPLDVAPVLPGALPVLEWLTQERGLPASAALAVSTLA
- a CDS encoding ATP-binding protein, producing the protein MNEQFQKLIERAEQLIGRIESILPQPLAAPADWNASIAWRYRRRSSGHGVLEPVKHVAAMSLDSLKEIDVQKEKIERNTRQFVEGKPANNVLLTGARGTGKSSLIRACLQAYAPQGLRLIEVDKAELTDLPDIVEVVSQRPEKFIVFSDDLSFDEGEPGYKALKSILDGSIAASTPNVLIYATSNRRHLLPEYMKDNLSYTHTEDGEVHPGEVIEEKISLSERFGLWVSFYPFSQNEYLAIVAQWLSSFGVDKAAIEAARPEALVWALERGSRSGRVAYQFARDYAGRATA